A portion of the Sebastes fasciatus isolate fSebFas1 chromosome 2, fSebFas1.pri, whole genome shotgun sequence genome contains these proteins:
- the mtfmt gene encoding methionyl-tRNA formyltransferase, mitochondrial translates to MWRTGRTLLQLLQRCVDLRTGWLQRRCWRMMSTSGPPWRLLFFGSDQFAVESLKLLTSSRSSSEGIVESLEVVTLSGDVPVKRFALQNHLPVHSWPPDNVDGRFDVGVVVSFGCLLHERLINKFPYGILNVHPSLLPRWRGPAPIVHTIMHGDAVTGVTVIQIRPHRFDVGPILNQELHQVPENCTADELGAALATKGAHLLIDTLKTLSERMAHKREQRQTGATFAPKISTSMSWVVWEEQTCDQIDRLYRAVGSWIPLRTTWMGRTIKLLDFVGKCHISFLDHRRTPVPGSVSYQKESNTLAVCCKDGWVGFKAVLLKKKLTAADFYNGYLHQTVQKKSPAETDRGLFVSRKRGSEAHQMSENSTS, encoded by the exons ATGTGGCGGACCGGGAGGacgctcctccagctcctccagcgcTGCGTGGACCTGCGGACCGGCTGGCTGCAGCGGCGGTGCTGGAGGATGATGTCAACTTCAGGACCCCCCTGGAGGCTCCTGTTCTTCGGCTCTGATCAGTTCGCCGTAGAGTCTCTGAAGCTCCTCACATCCAGCAG GAGCTCCAGTGAAGGGATAGTGGAGTCCCTTGAAGTCGTCACTTTGTCTGGTGATGTCCCGGTGAAGAGGTTCGCTCTACAGAACCACCTTCCAGTCCACAGCTGGCCTCCTGACAACGTGGACGGACGGTTTGATGTCGGGGTGGTGGTGTCGTTTGGCTGTTTACTCCACGAGAGACTAATCAACAAGTTTCCATA TGGGATTTTGAACGTTCACCCCAGCCTGCTGCCGAGGTGGCGAGGTCCGGCACCCATTGTCCACACCATCATGCACGGTGACGCTGTGACAGGGGTCACCGTCATCCAGATCCGCCCTCACAG GTTTGATGTGGGCCCCATTCTCAACCAGGAGCTCCATCAGGTCCCTGAGAACTGCACCGCCGATGAGCTCGGAGCCGCCCTAGCCACTAAGGGAGCACATCTG CTGATTGATACGCTCAAGACGCTGTCTGAGAGAATGGCCCATAAAAGGGAGCAAAGACAGACGGGAGCAACATTTG CTCCAAAAATCAGTACATCCATGAGCTGGGTGGTGTGGGAGGAACAGACCTGTGACCAAATCGATCGTCTGTATCGAGCCGTCGGATCATGG ATACCTTTGAGGACCACATGGATGGGCAGGACGATAAAACTTCTGGACTTTGTAGgaaaatgtcacatttcatttttag aTCACAGGAGGACGCCTGTCCCTGGCTCAGTGAGCTATCAGAAGGAGTCCAACACTCTGGCTGTCTGCTGTAAG GACGGCTGGGTGGGATTCAAGGCAGTGCTCCTGAAGAAGAAGCTGACAGCCGCCGACTTCTACAACGGCTACCTGCATCAGACGGTGCAGAAGAAGAGCCCCGCTGAGACGGACCGAGGATTGTTTGTCAGCAGAAAACGAGGAAGCGAAGCGCATCAGATGAGCGAGAACTCCACGTCGTGA
- the fgf19 gene encoding fibroblast growth factor 19, translated as MLLILVTVSIANLFSAVVCVPLSDQGAHIAHRWGEVVRLRHLYAARPGLHLLISGDGQIHGSAHQTPYSLLEIRPVDLGCVVIRGAATARFLCIEGDGRLYSTHTYSRDDCTFREQILPDGYNIYVSDRHGALLSLGNQRQRMQGRDRGVPALAQFLPRISTLDQASFPGLDVPDQPYTQSAAQTPEEPVDAMDSFGKLSQIIHSPSFHKR; from the exons ATGCTACTGATCCTGGTCACCGTATCCATTGCCAATTTGTTTTCTGCCGTTGTTTGCGTGCCCCTATCGGACCAGGGAGCCCACATCGCCCACAGGTGGGGAGAGGTGGTCCGGCTCAGGCACCTGTACGCCGCCAGGCCAGGACTGCACCTGCTGATCAGTGGGGATGGACAGATCCACGGCTCTGCGCACCAAACTCCATACA GCCTGCTGGAGATCCGTCCAGTGGATCTAGGATGTGTTGTCATCAGAGGAGCAGCAACCGCACGGTTTCTCTGCATAGAAGGCGATGGAAGGCTGTACTCAACG CACACCTACAGCAGAGACGACTGCACCTTCAGAGAGCAGATCTTGCCGGACGGCTACAACATCTACGTCTCCGACAGACACGGAGCTCTGCTCAGTCTGGGAAACCAGCGGCAGAGGATGCAGGGTCGAGACCGAGGCGTGCCGGCTCTGGCCCAGTTCCTCCCCAGGATCAGCACCCTGGATCAGGCCTCGTTCCCCGGACTGGACGTCCCCGACCAGCCGTACACACAGAGCGCAGCGCAAACACCAGAAGAACCCGTGGACGCGATGGACTCGTTCGGAAAGCTCTCTCAGATCATTCACAGTCCCAGCTTCCACAAGAGATGA